One genomic segment of Hordeum vulgare subsp. vulgare chromosome 2H, MorexV3_pseudomolecules_assembly, whole genome shotgun sequence includes these proteins:
- the LOC123427138 gene encoding protein CHROMOSOME TRANSMISSION FIDELITY 7 isoform X2, whose amino-acid sequence MQPKINTFFKRQVTGPDPSSGRPFDASKIFEATEAKRPKSCGDGKVLNKKRNYGQFHLELGQPDFLLHMCAVCGMMYARGNDDDEKVHRAYHKSYFEGVPFKGWREETVVMRSEGGDRIILARGENSCIRNSKFQEVIKVVEKELGFGEGQLLHKLCKVYLFVSGGRIVGCLVAEPIKAAHKVIPSSASENRSNLPDNKTESAQANHTLKFGKISFKREVLRRHNHPDKNKEVCQGPGAIVCEEEAVPALCGFRAIWVVPSCRRKGIASQLVDAARKSFCEDGALGISQCAFTPPTSDGKELASSCYKTSAFLVYRNGDV is encoded by the exons ATGCAGCCCAAGATCAACACGTTCTTCAAGCGCCAGGTCACGGGGCCGGATCCGAGCAG TGGACGGCCGTTCGATGCTTCCAAAATCTT CGAGGCGACGGAGGCGAAGAGGCCCAAGAGCTGCGGGGACGGCAAGGTCCTCAACAAGAAGAGGAACTACGGGCAGTTCCACCTGGAGCTGGGGCAACCTGATTTCCTCCTCCACATGTGCGCGGTCTGCGGCATGATGTACGCCCGCggcaacgacgatgacgagaagGTTCACAGGGCCTACCACAAGAGCTACTTCGAGGGCGTCCCGTTCAAG GGTTGGCGCGAGGAAACCGTGGTTATGAGGTCCGAGGGCGGTGACCGGATAATTCTAGCAAGAGGTGAAAATTCTTGTATACGGAACAGCAAG TTTCAGGAGGTGATCAAAGTGGTGGAAAAGGAGCTGGGGTTTGGTGAAGGCCAGCTCCTTCATAAGCTCTGCAAG GTCTATCTGTTTGTATCTGGTGGGAGGATAGTGGGATGTCTAGTTGCCGAACCGATAAAAGCAGCACACAAAGTTATTCCAAGCTCTGCATCGGAAAACCGAAGCAATTTGCCGGACAATAAAACTGAATCAGCACAGGCAAACCATACATTAAAGTTTGGGAAAATAAGTTTCAAGAGGGAAGTCCTACGACGGCATAATCACCCCGACAAGAACAAAGAAGTGTGCCAGGGCCCTGGCGCCATAGTCTGCGAAGAAGAAGCTGTTCCCGCCCTCTGTGGATTCCGGGCCATCTGGGTGGTGCCATCGTGCAGAAGAAAGGGAATAGCATCACAGCTAGTGGATGCTGCACG GAAGAGCTTCTGCGAAGATGGCGCATTGGGGATATCACAATGCGCTTTCACGCCACCAACCTCTGACGGGAAAGAGCTAGCGTCAAGCTGCTACAAGACCAGTGCATTCTTAGTCTACAGGAATGGAGATGTATAG
- the LOC123427138 gene encoding protein CHROMOSOME TRANSMISSION FIDELITY 7 isoform X4: MLPKSCNEATEAKRPKSCGDGKVLNKKRNYGQFHLELGQPDFLLHMCAVCGMMYARGNDDDEKVHRAYHKSYFEGVPFKGWREETVVMRSEGGDRIILARGENSCIRNSKFQEVIKVVEKELGFGEGQLLHKLCKVYLFVSGGRIVGCLVAEPIKAAHKVIPSSASENRSNLPDNKTESAQANHTLKFGKISFKREVLRRHNHPDKNKEVCQGPGAIVCEEEAVPALCGFRAIWVVPSCRRKGIASQLVDAARKSFCEDGALGISQCAFTPPTSDGKELASSCYKTSAFLVYRNGDV, from the exons ATGCTTCCAAAATCTTGCAA CGAGGCGACGGAGGCGAAGAGGCCCAAGAGCTGCGGGGACGGCAAGGTCCTCAACAAGAAGAGGAACTACGGGCAGTTCCACCTGGAGCTGGGGCAACCTGATTTCCTCCTCCACATGTGCGCGGTCTGCGGCATGATGTACGCCCGCggcaacgacgatgacgagaagGTTCACAGGGCCTACCACAAGAGCTACTTCGAGGGCGTCCCGTTCAAG GGTTGGCGCGAGGAAACCGTGGTTATGAGGTCCGAGGGCGGTGACCGGATAATTCTAGCAAGAGGTGAAAATTCTTGTATACGGAACAGCAAG TTTCAGGAGGTGATCAAAGTGGTGGAAAAGGAGCTGGGGTTTGGTGAAGGCCAGCTCCTTCATAAGCTCTGCAAG GTCTATCTGTTTGTATCTGGTGGGAGGATAGTGGGATGTCTAGTTGCCGAACCGATAAAAGCAGCACACAAAGTTATTCCAAGCTCTGCATCGGAAAACCGAAGCAATTTGCCGGACAATAAAACTGAATCAGCACAGGCAAACCATACATTAAAGTTTGGGAAAATAAGTTTCAAGAGGGAAGTCCTACGACGGCATAATCACCCCGACAAGAACAAAGAAGTGTGCCAGGGCCCTGGCGCCATAGTCTGCGAAGAAGAAGCTGTTCCCGCCCTCTGTGGATTCCGGGCCATCTGGGTGGTGCCATCGTGCAGAAGAAAGGGAATAGCATCACAGCTAGTGGATGCTGCACG GAAGAGCTTCTGCGAAGATGGCGCATTGGGGATATCACAATGCGCTTTCACGCCACCAACCTCTGACGGGAAAGAGCTAGCGTCAAGCTGCTACAAGACCAGTGCATTCTTAGTCTACAGGAATGGAGATGTATAG
- the LOC123427138 gene encoding protein CHROMOSOME TRANSMISSION FIDELITY 7 isoform X3, which produces MQPKINTFFKRQVTGPDPSSEATEAKRPKSCGDGKVLNKKRNYGQFHLELGQPDFLLHMCAVCGMMYARGNDDDEKVHRAYHKSYFEGVPFKGWREETVVMRSEGGDRIILARGENSCIRNSKFQEVIKVVEKELGFGEGQLLHKLCKVYLFVSGGRIVGCLVAEPIKAAHKVIPSSASENRSNLPDNKTESAQANHTLKFGKISFKREVLRRHNHPDKNKEVCQGPGAIVCEEEAVPALCGFRAIWVVPSCRRKGIASQLVDAARKSFCEDGALGISQCAFTPPTSDGKELASSCYKTSAFLVYRNGDV; this is translated from the exons ATGCAGCCCAAGATCAACACGTTCTTCAAGCGCCAGGTCACGGGGCCGGATCCGAGCAG CGAGGCGACGGAGGCGAAGAGGCCCAAGAGCTGCGGGGACGGCAAGGTCCTCAACAAGAAGAGGAACTACGGGCAGTTCCACCTGGAGCTGGGGCAACCTGATTTCCTCCTCCACATGTGCGCGGTCTGCGGCATGATGTACGCCCGCggcaacgacgatgacgagaagGTTCACAGGGCCTACCACAAGAGCTACTTCGAGGGCGTCCCGTTCAAG GGTTGGCGCGAGGAAACCGTGGTTATGAGGTCCGAGGGCGGTGACCGGATAATTCTAGCAAGAGGTGAAAATTCTTGTATACGGAACAGCAAG TTTCAGGAGGTGATCAAAGTGGTGGAAAAGGAGCTGGGGTTTGGTGAAGGCCAGCTCCTTCATAAGCTCTGCAAG GTCTATCTGTTTGTATCTGGTGGGAGGATAGTGGGATGTCTAGTTGCCGAACCGATAAAAGCAGCACACAAAGTTATTCCAAGCTCTGCATCGGAAAACCGAAGCAATTTGCCGGACAATAAAACTGAATCAGCACAGGCAAACCATACATTAAAGTTTGGGAAAATAAGTTTCAAGAGGGAAGTCCTACGACGGCATAATCACCCCGACAAGAACAAAGAAGTGTGCCAGGGCCCTGGCGCCATAGTCTGCGAAGAAGAAGCTGTTCCCGCCCTCTGTGGATTCCGGGCCATCTGGGTGGTGCCATCGTGCAGAAGAAAGGGAATAGCATCACAGCTAGTGGATGCTGCACG GAAGAGCTTCTGCGAAGATGGCGCATTGGGGATATCACAATGCGCTTTCACGCCACCAACCTCTGACGGGAAAGAGCTAGCGTCAAGCTGCTACAAGACCAGTGCATTCTTAGTCTACAGGAATGGAGATGTATAG
- the LOC123427138 gene encoding protein CHROMOSOME TRANSMISSION FIDELITY 7 isoform X1 — MQPKINTFFKRQVTGPDPSRIILRREILTCVRSHFLPSGRPFDASKIFEATEAKRPKSCGDGKVLNKKRNYGQFHLELGQPDFLLHMCAVCGMMYARGNDDDEKVHRAYHKSYFEGVPFKGWREETVVMRSEGGDRIILARGENSCIRNSKFQEVIKVVEKELGFGEGQLLHKLCKVYLFVSGGRIVGCLVAEPIKAAHKVIPSSASENRSNLPDNKTESAQANHTLKFGKISFKREVLRRHNHPDKNKEVCQGPGAIVCEEEAVPALCGFRAIWVVPSCRRKGIASQLVDAARKSFCEDGALGISQCAFTPPTSDGKELASSCYKTSAFLVYRNGDV; from the exons ATGCAGCCCAAGATCAACACGTTCTTCAAGCGCCAGGTCACGGGGCCGGATCCGAGCAG AATTATCCTCCGACGCGAAATCTTGACCTGTGTTCGTTCTCATTTCCTTCCAAGTGGACGGCCGTTCGATGCTTCCAAAATCTT CGAGGCGACGGAGGCGAAGAGGCCCAAGAGCTGCGGGGACGGCAAGGTCCTCAACAAGAAGAGGAACTACGGGCAGTTCCACCTGGAGCTGGGGCAACCTGATTTCCTCCTCCACATGTGCGCGGTCTGCGGCATGATGTACGCCCGCggcaacgacgatgacgagaagGTTCACAGGGCCTACCACAAGAGCTACTTCGAGGGCGTCCCGTTCAAG GGTTGGCGCGAGGAAACCGTGGTTATGAGGTCCGAGGGCGGTGACCGGATAATTCTAGCAAGAGGTGAAAATTCTTGTATACGGAACAGCAAG TTTCAGGAGGTGATCAAAGTGGTGGAAAAGGAGCTGGGGTTTGGTGAAGGCCAGCTCCTTCATAAGCTCTGCAAG GTCTATCTGTTTGTATCTGGTGGGAGGATAGTGGGATGTCTAGTTGCCGAACCGATAAAAGCAGCACACAAAGTTATTCCAAGCTCTGCATCGGAAAACCGAAGCAATTTGCCGGACAATAAAACTGAATCAGCACAGGCAAACCATACATTAAAGTTTGGGAAAATAAGTTTCAAGAGGGAAGTCCTACGACGGCATAATCACCCCGACAAGAACAAAGAAGTGTGCCAGGGCCCTGGCGCCATAGTCTGCGAAGAAGAAGCTGTTCCCGCCCTCTGTGGATTCCGGGCCATCTGGGTGGTGCCATCGTGCAGAAGAAAGGGAATAGCATCACAGCTAGTGGATGCTGCACG GAAGAGCTTCTGCGAAGATGGCGCATTGGGGATATCACAATGCGCTTTCACGCCACCAACCTCTGACGGGAAAGAGCTAGCGTCAAGCTGCTACAAGACCAGTGCATTCTTAGTCTACAGGAATGGAGATGTATAG